In one Methanobrevibacter arboriphilus genomic region, the following are encoded:
- a CDS encoding ImmA/IrrE family metallo-endopeptidase has translation MKYIQDNNIKGYRETNQFAEDLRRDWGIDSYSPVDIFSVAIEKLPNLTLILLPLGEKISGCCSKVVDDQIILINSEHSKGRQNFTLAHELYHLIYEDNEEWLICGHDANSSSEEEANNFASSLLMPDSALNDYEKKNNIVKWNLENIIHCEQFFQISHTAMLYRLRLINGSITYDEFTRYKLNVKNEAMKLGFSTELYEPSNDSKKYFSFGNYIRLTEKAFENNKISIGKKNELLMDVFRSDIVYNLKEGDFLD, from the coding sequence ATGAAATACATACAGGACAATAATATAAAGGGGTATCGTGAAACTAATCAATTTGCCGAAGATTTAAGAAGAGATTGGGGAATCGATAGTTATTCTCCTGTTGATATTTTTTCTGTTGCGATTGAAAAATTGCCTAATTTGACGTTAATTTTATTGCCTTTGGGTGAAAAAATTAGTGGGTGTTGTTCTAAGGTTGTTGATGATCAAATTATTTTGATTAATTCGGAACATTCTAAAGGTAGGCAAAATTTTACTTTAGCGCATGAATTATATCATTTAATATATGAAGATAACGAAGAGTGGTTAATTTGTGGGCATGATGCCAATAGTTCTAGTGAAGAAGAAGCAAATAATTTTGCATCTTCATTATTAATGCCAGATAGTGCTCTTAATGATTATGAGAAAAAGAACAATATTGTAAAATGGAATTTGGAAAATATTATACATTGCGAACAATTTTTCCAAATTAGTCATACTGCAATGTTATATAGATTAAGGTTAATTAATGGGTCAATAACATATGATGAATTTACAAGATATAAACTCAATGTTAAAAATGAAGCTATGAAATTAGGTTTTAGCACTGAATTATATGAGCCTTCTAATGATAGTAAAAAATATTTTTCTTTTGGCAATTATATACGTTTAACTGAGAAAGCTTTTGAAAATAATAAAATATCTATTGGGAAAAAAAACGAGTTATTGATGGATGTTTTCAGATCGGATATTGTTTATAATCTTAAAGAAGGGGATTTTCTTGATTAA